The Vulpes vulpes isolate BD-2025 unplaced genomic scaffold, VulVul3 u000000648, whole genome shotgun sequence genome has a segment encoding these proteins:
- the VLDLR gene encoding very low-density lipoprotein receptor isoform X10, translating into MGTSARWALWLLLALCWAPRESRATGAGRKAKCEPSQFQCTNGRCITLLWKCDGDEDCADGSDEKNCVKKTCAESDFVCNNGQCVPNRWQCDGDPDCEDGSDENPEQCRNITCSPDEFTCSSGRCISRNFVCNGQDDCSDGSDELDCAPPTCGEHEFQCSTSSCIPLSWVCDDDADCSDQSDESLEQCGRQPVMHTKCPASETQCGSGECIHKKWRCDGDPDCKDGSDEVNCPSRTCRPDQFECEDGSCIHGSRQCNGIRDCVDGSDEVNCKNVNQCLGPGKFKCRSGECIDIGKVCNQEQDCRDWSDEPLKECHVNECLVNNGGCSHICKDLVIGYECDCAAGFELIDKKICGDIDECQNPGICSQICINLKGGYKCECSRGYQMDLATGVCKAVGKEPSLIFTNRRDIRKIGLERKEYIQLVEQLRNTVALDADIAAQKLFWADLSQKAIFSASIDDKVGRHVKMIDNVYNPAAIAVDWVYKTIYWTDVASKTISVATLDGTRRKFLFNSDLREPASIAVDPLSGFVYWSDWGEPAKIEKAGMNGFDRRPLVTVDIQWPNGITLDLIKSRLYWLDSKLHMLSSVDLNGQDRRIVLKSLEFLAHPLALTIFEDRVYWIDGENEAVYGANKFTGSELATLVNNLNDAQDIIVYHELVQPSGKNWCEEDMQNGGCEYLCLPAPQINDHSPKYTCSCPNGYTLEANGRECHRINVTTAVSEATVPPKGTSAAWAILPLLLLAMAAVGGYLMWRNWQHKNMKSMNFDNPVYLKTTEEDLSIDIGRHSASVGHTYPAISVVSTDDDLA; encoded by the exons GAAGAAAAGCCAAATGTGAACCCTCCCAATTCCAGTGCACAAATGGCCGCTGTATTACATTGCTGTGGAAATGCGACGGGGATGAAGACTGCGCTGATGGCAGTGACGAAAAGAACTGTG TAAAGAAGACGTGTGCAGAGTCTGACTTTGTGTGCAACAATGGCCAGTGCGTCCCCAACCGGTGGCAGTGTGACGGGGATCCTGACTGTGAAGATGGTTCTGACGAAAACCCAGAACAGTGCC GCAACATCACATGCAGCCCGGACGAGTTCACCTGCTCCAGCGGCCGTTGCATCTCCAGGAACTTCGTCTGCAATGGCCAGGACGACTGCAGTGACGGCAGCGACGAGCTGGACTGTGCGCCCCCCACGTGCGGCGAGCATGAGTTCCAGTGCAGCACCTCTTCCTGCATCCCCCTGAGCTGGGTGTGCGACGATGACGCCGACTGCTCCGACCAGTCGGACGAGTCCCTGGAGCAGTGTGGCCGACAGCCCGTGATGCACACCAAGTGCCCAGCCAGCGAGACCCAGTGCGGCTCAGGCGAGTGCATCCACAAGAAGTGGCGCTGCGATGGGGACCCCGACTGCAAAGACGGCAGCGACGAGGTCAACTGTC CTTCGAGAACCTGCCGGCCTGACCAGTTTGAGTGTGAGGACGGGAGCTGCATCCATGGCAGCAGGCAGTGCAATGGTATCAGGGACTGTGTGGACGGCTCGGATGAAGTCAACTGCAAGAACG TCAATCAGTGCTTGGGCCCTGGAAAGTTCAAGTGCAGAAGTGGGGAGTGCATAGATATCGGTAAAGTATGTAACCAGGAGCAGGACTGCAGGGACTGGAGTGACGAACCCCTGAAAGAATGTC ACGTAAATGAATGCTTGGTCAATAATGGTGGCTGTTcgcacatctgcaaagacctagTTATAGGCTATGAATGTGACTGCGCAGCTGGGTTTGAACTGATAGATAAGAAAATTTGTGGAG ATATTGACGAATGCCAAAATCCAGGAATCTGCAGCCAAATTTGTATCAACTTAAAAGGCGGTTACAAGTGTGAATGTAGTCGGGGCTATCAGATGGATCTTGCCACCGGCGTGTGCAAGGCAGTAG GTAAAGAGCCAAGTCTGATCTTCACAAATCGAAGAGACATCCGGAAGATTGGCTTGGAGAGGAAAGAATATATCCAACTAGTTGAACAGCTAAGAAACACTGTAGCTCTTGATGCAGACATTGCAGCTCAGAAACTGTTCTGGGCTGATTTGAGCCAAAAGGCCATCTTCAG TGCCTCAATTGATGACAAGGTTGGTAGACATGTTAAAATGATCGACAATGTCTATAATCCTGCAGCCATTGCTGTTGATTGGGTGTACAAGACCATCTACTGGACTGATGTGGCTTCTAAGACTATTTCAGTAGCTACCCTAGATGGGACCAGAAGGAAGTTCCTGTTTAACTCTGACTTGCGGGAGCCTGCCTCCATAGCTGTGGATCCACTCTCTGG GTTTGTGTACTGGTCAGACTGGGGAGAACCAgctaaaatagaaaaagcaggAATGAATGGATTTGATAGGCGGCCGCTTGTGACAGTGGACATCCAATGGCCTAATGGAATTACACTTG ACCTTATAAAGAGTCGTCTCTACTGGCTTGACTCCAAGTTGCACATGTTATCCAGCGTGGACTTAAATGGCCAAGACCGTAGGATTGTCCTTAAATCTCTGGAGTTCCTAGCTCATCCTCTGGCGCTAACCATATTTGAG GATCGTGTCTACTGGatagatggggaaaatgaagcaGTCTATGGTGCCAATAAATTTACTGGATCAGAGCTGGCCACGCTAGTCAACAACCTTAATGATGCCCAAGACATCATTGTCTATCACGAACTCGTCCAGCCGTCAG GTAAAAACTGGTGTGAAGAGGACATGCAGAATGGAGGCTGTGAATATCTGTGCCTGCCAGCACCACAAATCAACGATCACTCTCCAAAATACACGTGTTCCTGTCCCAATGGGTACACTCTAGAGGCAAACGGCCGGGAGTGCCACA GGATCAATGTGACCACAGCAGTATCAGAGGCCACTGTTCCCCCAAAAGGCACTTCTGCTGCCTGGGCCATCCTTCCTCTCT TGCTCTTAGCAATGGCAGCGGTAGGTGGCTACTTGATGTGGCGGAATTGGCAGCACAAGAACATGAAAAGCATGAACTTTGACAATCCTGTGTACTTGAAGACTACTGAAGAGGACCTGTCCATAGACATTGGTAGACACAGTGCTTCTGTTGGACACACATACCCCGCA ATATCAGTTGTAAGCACAGATGATGACCTAGCTTGA
- the VLDLR gene encoding very low-density lipoprotein receptor isoform X8 has product MGTSARWALWLLLALCWAPRESRATGAGRKAKCEPSQFQCTNGRCITLLWKCDGDEDCADGSDEKNCVKKTCAESDFVCNNGQCVPNRWQCDGDPDCEDGSDENPEQCHMRTCRINEISCGARSTQCIPVSWRCDGENDCDSGEDEENCGNITCSPDEFTCSSGRCISRNFVCNGQDDCSDGSDELDCAPPTCGEHEFQCSTSSCIPLSWVCDDDADCSDQSDESLEQCGRQPVMHTKCPASETQCGSGECIHKKWRCDGDPDCKDGSDEVNCPSRTCRPDQFECEDGSCIHGSRQCNGIRDCVDGSDEVNCKNVNQCLGPGKFKCRSGECIDIGKVCNQEQDCRDWSDEPLKECHVNECLVNNGGCSHICKDLVIGYECDCAAGFELIDKKICGDIDECQNPGICSQICINLKGGYKCECSRGYQMDLATGVCKAVGKEPSLIFTNRRDIRKIGLERKEYIQLVEQLRNTVALDADIAAQKLFWADLSQKAIFSASIDDKVGRHVKMIDNVYNPAAIAVDWVYKTIYWTDVASKTISVATLDGTRRKFLFNSDLREPASIAVDPLSGFVYWSDWGEPAKIEKAGMNGFDRRPLVTVDIQWPNGITLDLIKSRLYWLDSKLHMLSSVDLNGQDRRIVLKSLEFLAHPLALTIFEDRVYWIDGENEAVYGANKFTGSELATLVNNLNDAQDIIVYHELVQPSGKNWCEEDMQNGGCEYLCLPAPQINDHSPKYTCSCPNGYTLEANGRECHRINVTTAVSEATVPPKGTSAAWAILPLLLLAMAAVGGYLMWRNWQHKNMKSMNFDNPVYLKTTEEDLSIDIGRHSASVGHTYPAISVVSTDDDLA; this is encoded by the exons GAAGAAAAGCCAAATGTGAACCCTCCCAATTCCAGTGCACAAATGGCCGCTGTATTACATTGCTGTGGAAATGCGACGGGGATGAAGACTGCGCTGATGGCAGTGACGAAAAGAACTGTG TAAAGAAGACGTGTGCAGAGTCTGACTTTGTGTGCAACAATGGCCAGTGCGTCCCCAACCGGTGGCAGTGTGACGGGGATCCTGACTGTGAAGATGGTTCTGACGAAAACCCAGAACAGTGCC ATATGAGAACATGCCGCATAAATGAAATCAGCTGTGGCGCCCGTTCTACTCAGTGTATCCCAGTGTCCTGGAGGTGTGATGGTGAAAATGATTGTGACAgtggagaagatgaagaaaactGTG GCAACATCACATGCAGCCCGGACGAGTTCACCTGCTCCAGCGGCCGTTGCATCTCCAGGAACTTCGTCTGCAATGGCCAGGACGACTGCAGTGACGGCAGCGACGAGCTGGACTGTGCGCCCCCCACGTGCGGCGAGCATGAGTTCCAGTGCAGCACCTCTTCCTGCATCCCCCTGAGCTGGGTGTGCGACGATGACGCCGACTGCTCCGACCAGTCGGACGAGTCCCTGGAGCAGTGTGGCCGACAGCCCGTGATGCACACCAAGTGCCCAGCCAGCGAGACCCAGTGCGGCTCAGGCGAGTGCATCCACAAGAAGTGGCGCTGCGATGGGGACCCCGACTGCAAAGACGGCAGCGACGAGGTCAACTGTC CTTCGAGAACCTGCCGGCCTGACCAGTTTGAGTGTGAGGACGGGAGCTGCATCCATGGCAGCAGGCAGTGCAATGGTATCAGGGACTGTGTGGACGGCTCGGATGAAGTCAACTGCAAGAACG TCAATCAGTGCTTGGGCCCTGGAAAGTTCAAGTGCAGAAGTGGGGAGTGCATAGATATCGGTAAAGTATGTAACCAGGAGCAGGACTGCAGGGACTGGAGTGACGAACCCCTGAAAGAATGTC ACGTAAATGAATGCTTGGTCAATAATGGTGGCTGTTcgcacatctgcaaagacctagTTATAGGCTATGAATGTGACTGCGCAGCTGGGTTTGAACTGATAGATAAGAAAATTTGTGGAG ATATTGACGAATGCCAAAATCCAGGAATCTGCAGCCAAATTTGTATCAACTTAAAAGGCGGTTACAAGTGTGAATGTAGTCGGGGCTATCAGATGGATCTTGCCACCGGCGTGTGCAAGGCAGTAG GTAAAGAGCCAAGTCTGATCTTCACAAATCGAAGAGACATCCGGAAGATTGGCTTGGAGAGGAAAGAATATATCCAACTAGTTGAACAGCTAAGAAACACTGTAGCTCTTGATGCAGACATTGCAGCTCAGAAACTGTTCTGGGCTGATTTGAGCCAAAAGGCCATCTTCAG TGCCTCAATTGATGACAAGGTTGGTAGACATGTTAAAATGATCGACAATGTCTATAATCCTGCAGCCATTGCTGTTGATTGGGTGTACAAGACCATCTACTGGACTGATGTGGCTTCTAAGACTATTTCAGTAGCTACCCTAGATGGGACCAGAAGGAAGTTCCTGTTTAACTCTGACTTGCGGGAGCCTGCCTCCATAGCTGTGGATCCACTCTCTGG GTTTGTGTACTGGTCAGACTGGGGAGAACCAgctaaaatagaaaaagcaggAATGAATGGATTTGATAGGCGGCCGCTTGTGACAGTGGACATCCAATGGCCTAATGGAATTACACTTG ACCTTATAAAGAGTCGTCTCTACTGGCTTGACTCCAAGTTGCACATGTTATCCAGCGTGGACTTAAATGGCCAAGACCGTAGGATTGTCCTTAAATCTCTGGAGTTCCTAGCTCATCCTCTGGCGCTAACCATATTTGAG GATCGTGTCTACTGGatagatggggaaaatgaagcaGTCTATGGTGCCAATAAATTTACTGGATCAGAGCTGGCCACGCTAGTCAACAACCTTAATGATGCCCAAGACATCATTGTCTATCACGAACTCGTCCAGCCGTCAG GTAAAAACTGGTGTGAAGAGGACATGCAGAATGGAGGCTGTGAATATCTGTGCCTGCCAGCACCACAAATCAACGATCACTCTCCAAAATACACGTGTTCCTGTCCCAATGGGTACACTCTAGAGGCAAACGGCCGGGAGTGCCACA GGATCAATGTGACCACAGCAGTATCAGAGGCCACTGTTCCCCCAAAAGGCACTTCTGCTGCCTGGGCCATCCTTCCTCTCT TGCTCTTAGCAATGGCAGCGGTAGGTGGCTACTTGATGTGGCGGAATTGGCAGCACAAGAACATGAAAAGCATGAACTTTGACAATCCTGTGTACTTGAAGACTACTGAAGAGGACCTGTCCATAGACATTGGTAGACACAGTGCTTCTGTTGGACACACATACCCCGCA ATATCAGTTGTAAGCACAGATGATGACCTAGCTTGA
- the VLDLR gene encoding very low-density lipoprotein receptor isoform X9 encodes MGTSARWALWLLLALCWAPRESRATGAGRKAKCEPSQFQCTNGRCITLLWKCDGDEDCADGSDEKNCVKKTCAESDFVCNNGQCVPNRWQCDGDPDCEDGSDENPEQCHMRTCRINEISCGARSTQCIPVSWRCDGENDCDSGEDEENCGNITCSPDEFTCSSGRCISRNFVCNGQDDCSDGSDELDCAPPTCGEHEFQCSTSSCIPLSWVCDDDADCSDQSDESLEQCGRQPVMHTKCPASETQCGSGECIHKKWRCDGDPDCKDGSDEVNCPSRTCRPDQFECEDGSCIHGSRQCNGIRDCVDGSDEVNCKNVNQCLGPGKFKCRSGECIDIGKVCNQEQDCRDWSDEPLKECHVNECLVNNGGCSHICKDLVIGYECDCAAGFELIDKKICGDIDECQNPGICSQICINLKGGYKCECSRGYQMDLATGVCKAVGKEPSLIFTNRRDIRKIGLERKEYIQLVEQLRNTVALDADIAAQKLFWADLSQKAIFSASIDDKVGRHVKMIDNVYNPAAIAVDWVYKTIYWTDVASKTISVATLDGTRRKFLFNSDLREPASIAVDPLSGFVYWSDWGEPAKIEKAGMNGFDRRPLVTVDIQWPNGITLDLIKSRLYWLDSKLHMLSSVDLNGQDRRIVLKSLEFLAHPLALTIFEDRVYWIDGENEAVYGANKFTGSELATLVNNLNDAQDIIVYHELVQPSGKNWCEEDMQNGGCEYLCLPAPQINDHSPKYTCSCPNGYTLEANGRECHSTATTLTYSETKDIHTTEIPPTSGLVPRGINVTTAVSEATVPPKGTSAAWAILPLLLLAMAAVGGYLMWRNWQHKNMKSMNFDNPVYLKTTEEDLSIDIGRHSASVGHTYPAISVVSTDDDLA; translated from the exons GAAGAAAAGCCAAATGTGAACCCTCCCAATTCCAGTGCACAAATGGCCGCTGTATTACATTGCTGTGGAAATGCGACGGGGATGAAGACTGCGCTGATGGCAGTGACGAAAAGAACTGTG TAAAGAAGACGTGTGCAGAGTCTGACTTTGTGTGCAACAATGGCCAGTGCGTCCCCAACCGGTGGCAGTGTGACGGGGATCCTGACTGTGAAGATGGTTCTGACGAAAACCCAGAACAGTGCC ATATGAGAACATGCCGCATAAATGAAATCAGCTGTGGCGCCCGTTCTACTCAGTGTATCCCAGTGTCCTGGAGGTGTGATGGTGAAAATGATTGTGACAgtggagaagatgaagaaaactGTG GCAACATCACATGCAGCCCGGACGAGTTCACCTGCTCCAGCGGCCGTTGCATCTCCAGGAACTTCGTCTGCAATGGCCAGGACGACTGCAGTGACGGCAGCGACGAGCTGGACTGTGCGCCCCCCACGTGCGGCGAGCATGAGTTCCAGTGCAGCACCTCTTCCTGCATCCCCCTGAGCTGGGTGTGCGACGATGACGCCGACTGCTCCGACCAGTCGGACGAGTCCCTGGAGCAGTGTGGCCGACAGCCCGTGATGCACACCAAGTGCCCAGCCAGCGAGACCCAGTGCGGCTCAGGCGAGTGCATCCACAAGAAGTGGCGCTGCGATGGGGACCCCGACTGCAAAGACGGCAGCGACGAGGTCAACTGTC CTTCGAGAACCTGCCGGCCTGACCAGTTTGAGTGTGAGGACGGGAGCTGCATCCATGGCAGCAGGCAGTGCAATGGTATCAGGGACTGTGTGGACGGCTCGGATGAAGTCAACTGCAAGAACG TCAATCAGTGCTTGGGCCCTGGAAAGTTCAAGTGCAGAAGTGGGGAGTGCATAGATATCGGTAAAGTATGTAACCAGGAGCAGGACTGCAGGGACTGGAGTGACGAACCCCTGAAAGAATGTC ACGTAAATGAATGCTTGGTCAATAATGGTGGCTGTTcgcacatctgcaaagacctagTTATAGGCTATGAATGTGACTGCGCAGCTGGGTTTGAACTGATAGATAAGAAAATTTGTGGAG ATATTGACGAATGCCAAAATCCAGGAATCTGCAGCCAAATTTGTATCAACTTAAAAGGCGGTTACAAGTGTGAATGTAGTCGGGGCTATCAGATGGATCTTGCCACCGGCGTGTGCAAGGCAGTAG GTAAAGAGCCAAGTCTGATCTTCACAAATCGAAGAGACATCCGGAAGATTGGCTTGGAGAGGAAAGAATATATCCAACTAGTTGAACAGCTAAGAAACACTGTAGCTCTTGATGCAGACATTGCAGCTCAGAAACTGTTCTGGGCTGATTTGAGCCAAAAGGCCATCTTCAG TGCCTCAATTGATGACAAGGTTGGTAGACATGTTAAAATGATCGACAATGTCTATAATCCTGCAGCCATTGCTGTTGATTGGGTGTACAAGACCATCTACTGGACTGATGTGGCTTCTAAGACTATTTCAGTAGCTACCCTAGATGGGACCAGAAGGAAGTTCCTGTTTAACTCTGACTTGCGGGAGCCTGCCTCCATAGCTGTGGATCCACTCTCTGG GTTTGTGTACTGGTCAGACTGGGGAGAACCAgctaaaatagaaaaagcaggAATGAATGGATTTGATAGGCGGCCGCTTGTGACAGTGGACATCCAATGGCCTAATGGAATTACACTTG ACCTTATAAAGAGTCGTCTCTACTGGCTTGACTCCAAGTTGCACATGTTATCCAGCGTGGACTTAAATGGCCAAGACCGTAGGATTGTCCTTAAATCTCTGGAGTTCCTAGCTCATCCTCTGGCGCTAACCATATTTGAG GATCGTGTCTACTGGatagatggggaaaatgaagcaGTCTATGGTGCCAATAAATTTACTGGATCAGAGCTGGCCACGCTAGTCAACAACCTTAATGATGCCCAAGACATCATTGTCTATCACGAACTCGTCCAGCCGTCAG GTAAAAACTGGTGTGAAGAGGACATGCAGAATGGAGGCTGTGAATATCTGTGCCTGCCAGCACCACAAATCAACGATCACTCTCCAAAATACACGTGTTCCTGTCCCAATGGGTACACTCTAGAGGCAAACGGCCGGGAGTGCCACA GTACTGCAACTACTCTGACTTACAGTGAAACAAAAGATATCCACACAACAGAAATTCCTCCAACTAGTGGACTAGTTCCCAGAG GGATCAATGTGACCACAGCAGTATCAGAGGCCACTGTTCCCCCAAAAGGCACTTCTGCTGCCTGGGCCATCCTTCCTCTCT TGCTCTTAGCAATGGCAGCGGTAGGTGGCTACTTGATGTGGCGGAATTGGCAGCACAAGAACATGAAAAGCATGAACTTTGACAATCCTGTGTACTTGAAGACTACTGAAGAGGACCTGTCCATAGACATTGGTAGACACAGTGCTTCTGTTGGACACACATACCCCGCA ATATCAGTTGTAAGCACAGATGATGACCTAGCTTGA